A section of the Triticum dicoccoides isolate Atlit2015 ecotype Zavitan chromosome 7A, WEW_v2.0, whole genome shotgun sequence genome encodes:
- the LOC119328657 gene encoding CBL-interacting protein kinase 25-like, translating into MGDRPKLPARYEQVKLLGEGNFAKVYLARHMDTKEEVAIKVMDKEKLIKLGAVQQIKREIAVMRRLRHPNIVQLHKVMACKSRIFVVMEYVRGGPLYRHIPANGGLKEDETRRIFQQLVSALTFCHAQGVYHRDIKPDNLLVDEHGNLKVADFGLSAHADTARREALLHTVCGTPLYVPPEVFARRGYDGAKADAWSCGIVLFVLAAGRKPFRDDDFITLYRTICRGDYRCPRTFSPELVRIVRRLLQPNPAHRITLLRIKETDWFKKGFKEISFYIDNKDCLRSLDGSEEPDLCDSDSEDETAMSSSSSGSSSPVAHGDGGGMHTSVSAPSLVNLEKMHIAAARAPEPRIRRIKSMNAFDIIASSPSFDLSGLFEERGEQLRFVSSAPVNTIIKKLEEIAGQVSFTARTKDCQVSFEATRNGHKGALAISTKIFQLTPELVMVQVCKKAGDTAEYRQFCGSELKPGLRGLVDGLPEDGLPPTLNVA; encoded by the coding sequence ATGGGGGATCGGCCAAAGCTCCCTGCCCGCTACGAGCAGGTGAAGCTGCTCGGCGAGGGTAATTTCGCCAAGGTCTACCTGGCGCGGCACATGGATACGAAGGAGGAGGTGGCAATCAAGGTGATGGACAAGGAGAAGCTCATCAAGTTGGGCGCCGTTCAACAGATCAAGCGCGAGATCGCCGTGATGCGCCGGCTGCGGCACCCCAACATCGTGCAGCTGCACAAGGTGATGGCGTGCAAGTCCCGTATCTTCGTCGTCATGGAGTACGTCCGCGGTGGCCCGCTCTACCGCCACATCCCCGCCAACGGCGGCCTCAAGGAGGACGAGACGCGCCGCATCTTCCAGCAGCTCGTCTCGGCACTCACCTTCTGCCACGCGCAGGGCGTGTACCATCGCGACATCAAGCCCGACAACCTCCTCGTCGACGAGCACGGCAATCTCAAGGTCGCCGACTTCGGGCTGTCCGCCCACGCCGACACGGCTCGCCGGGAGGCGCTCCTCCACACCGTCTGCGGCACGCCCCTGTACGTCCCTCCGGAGGTGTTCGCGCGCCGGGGCTACGATGGTGCCAAGGCGGACGCCTGGTCCTGCGGCATCGTCCTCTTCGTGCTCGCCGCCGGCCGCAAGCCCTTCCGCGACGACGACTTCATCACGCTATACAGGACAATCTGCCGCGGTGACTACCGCTGCCCACGCACCTTCAGCCCCGAACTGGTACGCATAGTACGCCGCCTCCTCCAACCAAACCCAGCGCACCGGATCACACTACTGCGAATCAAGGAAACAGATTGGTTCAAGAAGGGCTTCAAGGAAATAAGTTTCTATATCGACAACAAGGACTGCCTGCGCAGCCTTGATGGCTCCGAAGAGCCTGATCTCTGTGACTCTGACTCCGAGGACGAGACTGCCATGTCTTCATCATCCTCCGGCTCTTCCTCTCCGGTGGCTCATGGCGATGGCGGCGGCATGCACACCTCGGTTTCAGCACCGTCGCTTGTAAATCTGGAGAAGATGCACATTGCTGCAGCCCGTGCCCCTGAGCCGCGTATAAGACGGATCAAGAGTATGAACGCGTTCGACATTATCGCCTCCTCGCCAAGCTTCGATCTGTCCGGGCTGTTCGAGGAGCGCGGCGAGCAGTTGCGTTTCGTGTCCAGCGCGCCAGTGAACACCATCATCAAGAAGCTGGAGGAGATCGCCGGGCAAGTTAGCTTCACGGCGCGCACCAAGGATTGCCAGGTGAGCTTCGAGGCGACGAGGAATGGCCACAAGGGCGCGCTGGCCATATCCACCAAGATATTCCAGCTCACGCCGGAGCTCGTCATGGTTCAGGTATGCAAGAAAGCCGGAGATACCGCTGAATACCGTCAATTCTGCGGCAGTGAGCTCAAGCCCGGCCTTCGAGGTCTTGTGGATGGCCTGCCCGAGGATGGCCTTCCTCCAACGCTGAATGTTGCGTGA